The Arachis ipaensis cultivar K30076 chromosome B03, Araip1.1, whole genome shotgun sequence region TTTGCCAAGACTTTCCATACTGATACGACGAGTCATAAGCATATCCCCCGGGTATTGAGAAGCCCGATCAGAAAGCTCAGCAAAGTTGAACTGTTCACTCCAAAGAGAATGAGAATTCGACCCCGCAATAAAGCCATGAAGTTTCTTCTGTCGATCAAAGACAGGATCAATACCACCAACGACTTCCTGGTCAGCCTCAGAAATAACCTCCAAAGATATGTCATCCCTCTTTCTTTTGAACGAAGACGCTGGACGACCAACAGAAGAAAAAGCTTGCCCGCCACTTTCCTTATGCTCGGCGGGACCAACAGTTTTATCCTTTTTCTTGTTTAAAAAGGTCTGTAACTTCAGAGGGTTCAAGAGAGGTACTCGCCCACCTACAGGATAATCACCAACATCAGTAAAACCATACAAACAGTTATACAAATGAAAAGCAAACAAAATATTACCTATATACATTTTCAAACCCTCAACATCGCCAGAATCATAAAAACGCAGAATATCAGCAATAGACATACACTCCCCAGCAGCAACACTCTCAACCAAAAAATCCAACAAAAACTCCTCCTCTTCACTCCGCTCAGAAGCCTCAAGAATCTGACTCGGCTCAGAGCACCAATAAAGGGGAATTTTTCACAAAGCTCGTCATCCAGATAAAACGGATACTCAGACTCAACTGATCGGACTTTGACAAAAAGAGATTTGAAGTTTTTAAAGGAGGATTTGTAAAGAAGGAATACAGAACGACCAGGAAAGCTACTAAAACAAACCCACAAACCCTTTCGAGTACCCTTTGCTTGAAACAATGAGAAGAACAATGTCAAAGAACAAGGGAAAGATAGATAATCCATTAAAACCTGAAAAGCGCGAAGAAACGCCCAGGAGTTAGGGTGTAACTGCGAAGGAGCGCAGTTCAGTTGGGTAAGTACATCACATTCAAAGGGGGAAAACGAAAATCTCACACCAAGCTCAACCATGCATGGAGTATACATATAAAAATACAACCAATCTCCCCTTCTCTCGTAAACCCTATCATCACTAGAGCACGGGAGGAATTCAATAGTGACCTCAGAACCCCTCCTTACGAAATCTACTCCTCTTAACTCAGAAAGGGAGTCAACACTAGTGAAGGAGGATGACCGGGTCCTAACGTCCTCATTAACCCAGTGGTAAGGATCGTCTTCCCTAACCTCTACAGCCTTTAACTTCTCTTTCAATTTCTCCCCTGCCATGGACTCACAGAAACTGTAACAGTAAAAGATAGAAAGCACTAACCTTTCGAAGACATAGCGAGATAAAATGGGAAGGAAGACGAAACAGcaaggcataagttccaaaagagGCGTTTATTGCAAGCCCACTATTTTAGTGGGCAACTTAAATCCATACCCACTACAAACGTGGG contains the following coding sequences:
- the LOC110269516 gene encoding uncharacterized protein LOC110269516; protein product: MGHHWKIRLTQPEDAIAEIIGEKLKEKLKAVEVREDDPYHWVNEDVRTRSSSFTSVDSLSELRGVDFVRRGSEPSQILEASERSEEEEFLLDFLVESVAAGECMSIADILRFYDSGDVEGLKMYIGNILFAFHLYNCLYGFTDVGDYPVGGRVPLLNPLKLQTFLNKKKDKTVGPAEHKESGGQAFSSVGRPASSFKRKRDDISLEVLILSLIDRRNFMALLRGRILILFGVNSSTLLSFLIGLLNTRGICL